Proteins from a genomic interval of Lolium perenne isolate Kyuss_39 chromosome 1, Kyuss_2.0, whole genome shotgun sequence:
- the LOC127293405 gene encoding uncharacterized protein, with protein FSMATVAASLLLAFLVAGTAGAVTFEATNNASTTAGGQRFDREYGVGNATRVLSEASFFIWKVFNQTEADRRPVDHVALTVVDDTFGGVASTSGSAIELSQRYVGGYTGDLQAELTGVLYHEATHVWQWGLQDYEAHWWVFEGVADFVRLRAGLGPAHWVAPGQGSSWDKGYDVTARFLDYCDSLIKPGFVAELNAVMKDNRYSDDYFVQILGKSVEELWNDYKAKYGA; from the coding sequence TTTTCCATGGCAACGGTCGCTGCTTCTCTACTGCTAGCCTTCCTCGTCGCCGGCACGGCCGGCGCCGTCACGTTCGAGGCGACGAACAACGCGTCGACGACCGCCGGCGGCCAGCGCTTCGACCGGGAGTACGGCGTGGGCAACGCGACGCGGGTCCTCTCGGAGGCCTCCTTCTTCATCTGGAAGGTCTTCAACCAGACGGAGGCGGACCGCCGGCCCGTCGACCACGTCGCCCTCACCGTGGTGGACGACACGTTCGGCGGCGTCGCGTCCACCAGCGGCAGCGCGATCGAGCTCAGCCAGCGCTACGTCGGCGGTTACACCGGCGACCTGCAGGCGGAGCTGACGGGGGTGCTGTACCACGAGGCGACCCACGTGTGGCAGTGGGGGCTGCAGGACTACGAGGCGCACTGGTGGGTCTTCGAGGGGGTCGCCGACTTCGTCAGGCTGAGGGCCGGGCTTGGGCCGGCGCACTGGGTGGCGCCGGGGCAGGGGAGCAGCTGGGACAAGGGGTACGACGTGACGGCGAGGTTCCTCGACTACTGCGACTCGCTGATCAAGCCCGGGTTCGTCGCGGAACTGAACGCCGTCATGAAGGACAACAGGTACAGCGACGACTACTTCGTGCAGATCCTGGGAAAGAGCGTGGAGGAGCTGTGGAATGACTACAAGGCCAAGTACGGGGCTTGA